A stretch of the Chelonoidis abingdonii isolate Lonesome George chromosome 11, CheloAbing_2.0, whole genome shotgun sequence genome encodes the following:
- the LOC116834908 gene encoding voltage-dependent calcium channel gamma-8 subunit-like isoform X1 — protein MTIAIGTDYWLYARAFICNTTNISSEEMPHKDKKDPGGLTHSGLWRICCLEGLKRGVCVKINHFPEDTDYDHDSAEYLLRVVRASSIFPILSAILLLLGGFCVAASRVYKSKRNIILGAGILFVAAGLSNIIGVIVYISANTGDPGTKRDDEKKSHYSYGWSFYFGGLSFILAEMIGVLAVNIYIEKNREAHCKSRTELLKNPSSSSNAILRLPSYRFRYRRRSRSSSRSTEPSQSRDASPVGLKGFPSTDISMYTLSRDPSKANVSSLYGAEREGAGGGFLQLHNTFPKDPGVTVTVTGPGAAGATGTLGKDASSNTNTLNRKTTPV, from the exons ATGACCATCGCCATTGGCACTGACTACTGGCTCTACGCCCGCGCCTTCATCTGTAACACCACCAACATCTCCAGTGAGGAGATGCCCCACAAGGACAAGAAGGATCCAGGGGGCCtcacccactctggcctctggAGGATATGCTGCCTGGAAG GCctgaagaggggtgtgtgtgtgaaaattaaCCACTTCCCCGAGGACACAGATTACGACCACGACAGCGCAGAGTATCTCCTGC gtgTGGTCCGCGCCTCCAGCATCTTCCCGATCCTCAGcgccatcctgctgctgctgggggggttCTGCGTGGCCGCTAGCCGGGTCTACAAGTCCAAGCGCAACATCATCCTGGGCGCCGGGATCCTATTCGTCGCTGCTG gcctCAGCAACATCATCGGGGTGATTGTGTACATCTCGGCCAACACCGGGGACCCGGGCACCAAACGGGATGACGAGAAGAAAAGCCACTACTCCTATGGCTGGTCCTTCTACTTTGGGGGCCTGTCCTTCATCCTGGCCGAGATGATCGGGGTGCTGGCTGTCAACATCTACATCGAGAAGAACCGGGAGGCCCACTGCAAGAGCCGCACCGAGCTGCTGAAGAACCCCTCGTCCTCCTCCAACGCCATCCTGCGCCTGCCCAGCTACCGCTTCCGCTACCGGCGCCGCTCCCGCTCCAGCTCCCGCTCCACCGAGCCCTCGCAGTCGCGGGATGCCTCACCCGTGGGCCTCAAGGGCTTCCCCTCCACCGACATCTCCATGTACACCCTCTCGCGGGACCCCTCCAAGGCCAACGTTAGCAGCCTCTACGGGGCTGAGCGGGAGGGGGCTGGCGGgggcttcctgcagctccacaaCACCTTCCCCAAGGACCCCGGCGTGACAGTGACGGTGACAGGACCCGGCGCAGCCGGTGCCACTGGCACCCTGGGCAAGGACGCCTCCTCCAACACCAACACACTCAACCGGAAGACCACACCTGTTTAA
- the CACNG6 gene encoding voltage-dependent calcium channel gamma-6 subunit — MMWPNFFLQEQERMAGLRGRAGSKRRPGLTDAQEGKIKLAFFVAIVGVTLTVLAVGTEFWVELNTYKQNHSAMCEAAHFGLWKFCYKKLWVEDVEVERATCGPAELPGEANCSYFKFFSTGENARIFQRTTKKELNITAAVISLLSITLMVMGSLCITMALSKGVEFLLKPASCFFMISGIMVLISLEVFRHSVRWLIDSDQSVPLEYEYSWSVACAVAAGAVLIFGGGCFILLSLPGLPKKLWQCCVRSTATSSA; from the exons ATGATGTGGCCCAATTTTTTCCTCCAGGAGCAGGAGCGCATGGCTGGCTTGCGGGGCCGGGCGGGCAGCAAGCGGCGCCCGGGCCTCACCGATGCTCAGGAAGGCAAGATCAAGCTGGCCTTCTTCGTGGCCATCGTGGGGGTGACGCTGACCGTGCTGGCCGTGGGCACCGAGTTCTGGGTGGAGCTCAACACCTACAAGCAGAACCACAGCGCCATGTGCGAGGCCGCCCACTTCGGCCTCTGGAAGTTCTGCTACAAGAAGCTCTGGGTGGAGGACGTGGAGGTGGAGAGGGCGACCTGCGGCCCGGCTGAGCTGCCCGGAG aAGCCAACTGCTCCTACTTCAAATTCTTCAGCACGGGGGAGAACGCCCGCATTTTCCAGAGAACGACGAAAAAAG AGCTGAACATCACAGCAGCCGTGATTTCTCTGCTGAGCATCACCCTGATGGTGATGGGCTCCCTCTGCATCACCATGGCGCTGAGCAAAGGGGTGGAGTTCCTGCTCAAACCCGCCTCCTGCTTCTTCATGATCTCCG GGATCATGGTGCTGATCAGCCTGGAGGTTTTCCGCCACTCGGTGCGGTGGCTCATTGACAGTGACCAGAGCGTGCCGCTGGAGTACGAGTACTCGTGGTCCGTGGCCTGCGCCGTGGCCGCTGGCGCCGTGCTGATCTTCGGCGGTGGCTGCTtcatcctcctctccctcccaggcc